In the Gossypium arboreum isolate Shixiya-1 chromosome 10, ASM2569848v2, whole genome shotgun sequence genome, one interval contains:
- the LOC108489411 gene encoding probable methyltransferase PMT3 yields the protein MRGRPDGGQKKRLIASLCAVAIFLGFLYVYYGSSSRGAADLGYGSKSLRKLGSSYLGGDDDTDGKQYESSTKFGQDEGEDIVPKTFPVCDDRHSELIPCLDRHLIYQMRLKLDLSVMEHYERHCPPPERRYNCLIPPPPGYKVPIKWPQSRDEVWKANIPHTHLAHEKSDQNWMVVQGEKIVFPGGGTHFHYGADKYIASIANMLNFSHNNLNNEGRIRTVLDVGCGVASFGAYLLSSDIIAMSLAPNDVHQNQIQFALERGIPAYLGVLGTKRLPYPSRSFELAHCSRCRIDWLQRDGILLLELDRLLRPGGYFAYSSPEAYAQDEEDLRIWREMSALVGRMCWRIAAKRNQTVIWQKPLTNDCYMEREPGTNPPVCRSDDDPDAVWGVPMEACITPYSDHDQKAKGSGLAPWPARLTSPPPRLADFGYSNEMFEKDTETWRHRVESYWNLLSPKIEDDTLRNLMDMKANLGSFAAALKSKNVWVMNVVPEDGPNTLKVIYDRGLIGTTHNWCEAFSTYPRTYDLLHAWTVFSDIEKKGCSAEDLLLEMDRILRPSGFVIIRDKQPVIDFVKKYLSALHWEAVATADSDNEGDDIVFIIQKKLWLTSESLRNSE from the exons ATGAGGGGAAGACCTGATGGAGGCCAAAAGAAGCGATTAATCGCCTCTCTCTGTGCTGTGGCGATCTTTCTTGGTTTTCTTTATGTATATTATGGATCGTCAAGCCGTGGTGCTGCAGATCTAGGATATGGCAGCAAATCTTTGAGAAAACTTGGATCATCTTACTTGGGTGGAGATGATGACACTGATGGGAAGCAATATGAATCTTCAACAAAATTCGGACAGGATGAAGGAGAAGACATCGTACCAAAAACTTTCCCT GTTTGTGACGATCGTCATTCAGAATTGATTCCCTGCTTAGACAGACATTTAATATACCAAATGAGATTAAAGCTGGACTTGTCTGTGATGGAGCACTACGAGCGTCACTGCCCTCCTCCTGAAAGGAGATACAATTGCTTGATTCCTCCTCCTCCAGGATACAAG GTCCCAATTAAGTGGCCTCAAAGCAGAGATGAAGTATGGAAGGCAAATATTCCCCATACACACCTTGCACATGAGAAGTCTGACCAGAACTGGATGGTTGTACAAGGTGAAAAGATAGTATTTCCAGGGGGAGGAACCCATTTTCACTATGGAGCTGACAAGTATATTGCTTCAATTGCAAAT ATGCTCAACTTTTcacacaacaatttaaataatgAAGGAAGAATACGAACAGTTCTTGATGTTGGTTGCGGTGTCGCAAGTTTTGGAGCATATCTTCTTTCTTCTGATATTATAGCAATGTCATTAGCACCCAATGATGTGCATCAAAACCAAATCCAATTTGCCCTGGAAAGAGGAATTCCTGCATATCTTGGTGTTCTAGGGACCAAAAGGCTCCCTTACCCGAGCAGATCATTTGAACTTGCTCACTGTTCTCGCTGTAGGATTGATTGGCTTCAAAGGGATGGGATTCTTCTTCTTGAGCTAGACCGGTTACTTAGACCTGGAGGCTATTTTGCCTATTCATCTCCAGAAGCTTATGCACAAGACGAAGAAGATCTTCGGATATGGAGAGAGATGAGTGCCCTTGTGGGCCGTATGTGTTGGAGAATAGCTGCAAAGAGGAACCAAACTGTCATTTGGCAAAAACCTTTAACAAATGATTGTTATATGGAAAGAGAACCTGGTACAAATCCCCCAGTCTGCCGCTCTGATGATGATCCAGATGCAGTTTGGGGTGTACCAATGGAAGCTTGTATCACTCCTTACTCTGACC ATGACCAAAAGGCCAAGGGGAGTGGATTGGCTCCGTGGCCAGCCAGATTGACATCTCCTCCTCCTAGACTTGCTGATTTTGGTTATTCGAATGAAATGTTTGAAAAAGACACG GAAACTTGGCGTCATCGAGTTGAGAGCTATTGGAATCTCTTGAGTCCAAAGATTGAGGATGACACTTTGAGAAATTTGATGGACATGAAAGCAAACTTGGGATCATTTGCAGCTGCTCTTAAAAGCAAGAATGTTTGGGTGATGAATGTTGTCCCGGAGGATGGACCAAACACACTTAAGGTGATATATGACAGAGGCCTGATCGGCACTACTCATAACTG GTGTGAAGCCTTTTCCACATACCCTCGAACCTACGATTTACTTCATGCTTGGACTGTCTTTTCTGATATTGAGAAGAAAGGCTGCAGTGCCGAGGATTTGTTACTCGAGATGGATCGTATTCTCCGTCCAAGTGGATTCGTTATCATCCGGGACAAACAACCAGTGATAGATTTCGTAAAGAAATATTTATCAGCTTTGCATTGGGAAGCAGTAGCAACAGCTGATTCAGATAATGAAGGGGATGACATTGTTTTTATCATCCAAAAGAAATTGTGGCTGACAAGTGAAAGCCTCAGGAATTCTGAATAG